A genomic segment from Nicotiana sylvestris chromosome 1, ASM39365v2, whole genome shotgun sequence encodes:
- the LOC138868771 gene encoding uncharacterized protein, with the protein MDVRGAIQLLTQIVATQAQIQGTSDVHGMGSSRSREFLNMKPPVFIGSKKDEDPRNFIDKVQKIFRVMHAMDTEAAELAAYQLKDVANTWYETWEESRGEDANPATWKEFADAFLEHFLPIEVLEAKALEFERLRQNDMSVNEYYLKFVSLAKYALEMVRDMRARVRRFVLGLSDDLFVDANIAT; encoded by the coding sequence ATGGATGTCAGGGGAGCTATCCAGTTGCTCACCCAAATTGTTGCTACTCAGGCTCAAATCCAGGGAACAAGTGATGTTCATGGGATGGGTAGTTCCAGGTCTAGGGAATTCCTCAACATGAAACCTCCCGTCTTCATAGGGTCCAAAAAGGATGAGGATCCGCGAAACTTCATTGATAAGGTTCAGAAGATATTTCGAGTGATGCATGCTATGGACACTGAGGCAGCAGAGCTTGCTGCGTACCAGCTGAAGGATGTTGCCAACACTTGGTATGAAACATGGGAAGAGTCCCGAGGGGAGGATGCAAATCCTGCGACTTGGAAGGAGTTTGCAGATGCGTTCCTTGAGCACTTTCTACCCATTGAGGTCTTGGAAGCTAAGGCTTTGGAGTTTGAGAGACTCAGACAGAATGATATGAGTGTGAATGAGTACTACCTCAAATTCGTCTCTCTAGCCAAGTATGCTCTGGAAATGGTACGTGATATGAGGGCCAGAGTTAGGCGGTTTGTGTTGGGGCTTTCAGATGATTTGTTTGTTGATGCTAATATAGCTACCTAG
- the LOC138868780 gene encoding uncharacterized protein, producing MQIPRDENVEADALANLASAADVANDTNASVVHLFHSILEPDKNEVNFNHLTWDWRNEIIAFLQREIVPDDKRKAYALRKKATRYCLHQGNLYRKMFSGPLARCLGPSQTEYVMREVHEGHCGNHAGGRSLVKTLIRAGYYWPKMEEEANGFMSKCDKFQRYDNNMHRPAELLHPVIAPWPFMK from the coding sequence atgcagatcccaagagatgagaatgtagaggcagatgctttagctaatcttgcatctgcagcagacgtagCAAACGACACAAATGCTTCAGtcgtacatttatttcattccattctcgaacctgataagaacgaggtaaattttaatcatttaacatgggattggagaaacgaaattattgcttttttacagcGCGAAATCGTGCCTGATGACAAAAGAAAAGCTTATGCACTTCGCAAAAAAGCTACTCGTTATTGTTtacatcaaggaaatctttatcgaaagatgttcagTGGACcattagcaaggtgtctcggaccttcccaaacagaatatgtgatgagggaagtacatgaaggacattgtggaaatcacgcaggaggCAGGTCGCTGGTAAAAACGCTgattcgagcaggttattattggcctaaaatggaagaagaagcaaatgGTTTCATGTCCAAGTGTGATAAATTTCAAAGATACGAcaataatatgcatagaccagctgagttactgcaccctgttatagccccgtggccctttatgaaatga